taaaaaaaagTATTACTGGACTCAAATACAAATCGAATTCTCATTTTTAAAAAAATCGAATTCGAACCTTGATAATCGagtcaaattttgaattttttgaacCCGGAACCGAAAACACCTCCAAATTGAGATATTTTTATACAAAtcctatatatattatataaactaTAAAAACTTCTTGAATTATGAAcataaagtaattttttttttttaaatagttttatAGTTGAATTTTGTTAAATCACAAATATGTTGGAAGATGCATTAGTGCATCTTTGAGTTTGTTGACATTCTTTTGGTAAGAAAATAGAAATTTGTAAAAGATTTCAATTGATATGTGTTAGTTGTTAAGTTTGTGAGTTGTTGATATATCTAGATTATTAGAAATTATTTAGATTCTTgtataataatattatattatattatgtcTATTATATACAACCATTTAAAATATAAATACGTTTaatagaaattaaaaaaaagttgacTAAACGTACATCCCTTATTATAGATTTTTATCGTACCCTTCATGAAGGAATGTTAATAATTAGACAACCTCAAATAGGTACACGACCAATTAAAATACATAAAGAGTGAAAATGATATGTTTAAAGCAACTCATATATTATTCACTAAATATCTATATCCCAACTCATATAAAATACACTAAATATCTATATATCTAGATGAACAATCTAATCGAAGGACACATCAATCACAGTATGTGTCCTTGCTTTAACCAGGACTAAAACAATTTATATGGAAAAAGTAAACTAAAAATCATTTTTCTCAGCAATCTTTAACCCACATTGTTCTTTGATTTGACACATTAGTGCATAACTGAGGGATCATATAAAACTACATGATATATAGTTGGATGACTTAAGATATTAAAAGAGAGGGAGTTTTAAACTTATAGAAAGATAAATTTAAATTCTCACTTTGAAATTAAAAATAAACATGGTCTACCAATGGTAAAATGTCCAAACCACAAACAACATATCAATTTTGTAACCACCAAGGCACAAAATTTGGGGTATATACTGTGATAACTGAGGCATTCATAATAGGCACAGTGACAACAAATTCAAAGAAATTAGTTTACTGTAAGACTTTCATTAAACTATATTCCAAGTATTGGAGACAGAGAATAACCAAGATAGATTCTTTAATCTATCAGATTTACAAAGAATTAAACCAGCTTTTTAAAGAACATactacaaaacaacaaacaagaTGGGAGGATGGATCCAATGATTTTGCAGATCATAAACACCTCTCCTGCCTGATTCGACCGTTTAGTCACTTATGATTCAGATCAAAAGAATAATACTCTGCTGCACCAATGTTTCAGCACACGCGTTTCCGTTATATCTGTAATCAATGCAATGAGCCATTAGGAGAAAAATTCgtgttgggtaacgggtcaaaatgaatcaGGTTGATCCAAACACTTTTTGTCGacgttttataaataatttaGTATTGATAATATAATAGAATAAGCGTTTTAGCAGTTTGTatgcatttaaaaaaaattgaacttaGCACAGCTTTCAAGTTATTTGAAAATtttccttttgacccgtttggcatTAAACAAAACCTAAATCAACCAATTCATAGAACATAACCCACATCTAATGTCTTACCACCATATGCTAAGCGTTACAAAGCTCAAAATCAACTTGACTCAAATCAAGGAGCTTAGTGCCACCATTTTGGAACATGATCTATGTCAAAACAGAACTTGGTCAATGGTCAAACAACCATAAACTGGCTGAAAACTGATACAAAGCTATACTTACCAAGTGTTTTCCTGTGTTGGTGTCATACCGCTTGATGCTACCATATAAACTAAAAAAGCATCAACACAAAAATATTCAGCAATTATGATAACCACACCATGGCATGCGACACGTGTCCAATAAATGTATAGTCAAACAAACAGATTGAAGTCATACTTCTCTGACCCAGGGCGTAGTATTACAAGAATTTGCCCAATGCAATTACGAGGTATTCTTGTTTGATTAATGGCATGCATTGAACATCCTATAAAAAAGAAAATAGTAAACTGAAATTGCAATTTCAGAATCTCTTAACTATTGCAAGTCAAAAGTAAATTTAAAATAAGTAATACCTGCTTGTCGAACACCATTATTGTAAGCCTACACAACAACCAATAGCTCAAATTAATTAAAATTTTGAGCGAATAACACACACTTTAAAAAAGACAACACATTAACCATAACACATATTGTTCAAGTGTCATGTGAAACACTATACATACATCTTTACCAGAAAGAAGTGCTTTTACTTTTGGAGAGTTTATAGCCACCTGACATGTAACCATCTTTAGTGCAGCAACTGAAGAAGGAAACTTTGATTTGTTAGGCTTCACTCCCAGTTTCCGTCTACAGTCTACAGCACCACAGTGACAATCCTGGTCTGCACCAAACTGCACAAACCTGCTAATTCTGTTAAATACCACTAGAGGTGACAAAATGGGCATGAGTGAACAGCAACACCTTTTTCCCCAGAAAAATCAACTGTTTTTAAACAATAGATATGTCAAATAtaatctatgcagttaatatcggtgatatatcggatatcggtccccatgtaaaatatcAACGTCAAATATcagtaccgatattatcggcgatattgaccgacaTACCACCAATATTCCCGgtatcagtacctttcttcttagctCTACCatattcgtctttcttcttattgctacCATTAGTGTCTTAAGTCTTgattgttagtgttaaatgttggtgttttaagtcttaatcagttcctacttgctacagttgttagtgttttgcaagttgcaaaaggttaatttgttaatggtaggagagtatagtgaattgttagtgttaattAGGGTATGTAACATACATATTTTCGAACACTttgagccaaaaaaaaaaaaacaaaaagcgCCGACTActtctttaaaaaataaaagtttaatatcCGTATGTTACATGTATTTTTTGACTGATGTTACATGTTAcataaaattttaaactttttttttgaatcactactcggcgcttttttttattattatttttttttggctcaaaatgtaacaaaacatgtatattacattctctatttttttagaaaaaaaaaagcttGTTACATAAGGTTTTTCGGAGTTTTTTCAACTCAGGTGGGTTTTCTCTCTATAATTGCCCCATATACATATAAATTATGCATGATGTTAAAATTACTGATATCCCACCatgataacctatatctcaaatatcggtccttgaccaatatccgatattttaccgcattaactgctcAGAATATAATTACGAATATACATTCTTTAAATAATAGTCTTTAacttttttgtaaaaaaaatacaccttGGGTCACCGTCGACCCATTTGACGCATTTCCAACTATATTCTTATTTTACATGCTTGGCTCCAAAGAGATAAAACATAGCCCGAGTCAGGATATAAAAACAAAGATTATTTGGATCTTACTATATCTCACACATAAAAAGGTTGTCCTTCATGAAAAAATTTAAGTGTATATACTTTGATAGCACTTATCAGTTATCTAACTTTTTAACTTTGCATAGGGTATTAGGGTTAATAGCATCTCACAAAGTAAGTGAAGGTATTCAACTATTCATGGAACTGGACATAATGCCACATGAGGGTTTACTAAAGAAATGAAAGAGAGCATGCATGAAGTAAAGAATGACGTGTAATGTGCACATACTGATAATCATAGGTCAGGTGTTCGCCCTTCTTGATATACCGGGTTGCAAATATGCCGATTCTTGTTTCACCATCAATCCTCCTGAAGAAATCGTTTTTATAAGAAAATGGTGGTTGCTAATTGTTATGCCAATAAAATTCAGAGAGAATGACAGGAACAACCATTTCTGCATCTCGGTATTTGGAGAACAACTATGATTTATATATCTTGATTTATTTCCTTTGAATGTAGCATCAATCACCATGTCACGGTTAATCTCACACAAATAAAAGTTCGTCTTTCCTTGACGTTTCATTATCCAAAGCCTGTTTTCACACTCTTTGTCATCAATAACTGCATTGTGGTTAAAACAGAAAATCAGATATCACACTTCTGAGAGAAACGGTACTTATAACTTAAAGACGTTACCTTCTCCAACATATTCGATTATGAACTCCCCTCTCATGATATCCTCTTCAGCAACAACCCCTGAGCCACATTTTTCAGTCTAAGAAAGCAAGTTAGTTTAATATTGACTTAAAAATAGCCATATGGTATCTTGATATGTTACATAGGCATTTGTCTACTTGGACCGTTTTCACATATGAGAAAAGAATTCAATAAACTGTGTTTAAAGATGATAGTACCTGCACTATCTTCATTTTCTTCATAGGCCGTTGGTGAAATGGTTTATTAAGGCATGATTTATCACAATTACAGTTAGACGAGCAGCTTGACAGTAGCATCCTGCAACATGAAATTATCTTGTCATACTCCATAccattcaagaacatcatgtttatGACAGTTAATAGTGCAACATTATCTAAGAGTAGCATTATCTAGGAGAACAATTACAGCACTTTGTTGTTAATTCTTACCCACAATGGCAATCTCTACCACAGACACCAGAAGAACCGGATGATGCGCTGCAGGAACAGAATATTCCATCATCTTCCTCTCGAGCTCGCCTCTTAACCTTCTTTGTTCGATATATATCTTTTATCTATGTTAATCTAAACAAGCAAAACACAAGTatgcacatatatatatacaggatCCTAACTAAGActatatatataaacacacaGACACAAAGTAAAATTGCATAATTATAGCCTCTGTAACAAGATAGATCAAATCTCAACAGTTATAGAGGATACTGCGCCTTATGATTGAATACTGAGGTTTTGACTTATTTACCCAATCAGGAAGTCCAAACTCAACAGGTTCTCCAATGTCCTTCTCCAATTTTTCAAACACTTGCCCaaaatcatcagattcagtcttCTGGATCAACCAATTAACAAATTCAACGGTGTCAAAACATTATACCTTTTGCAATTATGTGTAAGGATATACAAAAACAATCTAATTATACTAAAAACTGTAAGCAATTCAACCTGCTTCATAACAATCTAACTATACTGCTTCATAGCAATCTAATTACACAAAAAACCGTAAGCAATTCAACCTGCTTCATAACAATCTACTTACACATAAAAAAACTGTAAGCAATTCAACCTGCTTCATAAAAATCTAATTATACGAAAAAGTTTAAGCAATTCAACCTGTGTCATAACAAACTAACTATACTGCTTCATAACAATCAAATTACACAAAAAAACTGTAAGCAACTCAGCTTTATTCATAACAATCTAACTATACAAAAACTGTAATCAATACAGCTTTCTTCATAACAATCTaactatacaaaaaaaaaaaaaaaaaaaaaaaatgtaaacaaTTCAACCTGCTCCATAGTCCATGGCAATCTAATTAACAAAAAACCGTAACCAATTCAATTCAACCGGCTTGATAACAATCTAACTATAAAAAAAAACAGTAACTAATTCAACCTGATTCATAGCCGGCATCGCTTTACTCGTATACGTGAAATGCAATGAATCGAGCAAAGATAACATGAATCTGCATCTACGTTGCTAACAAATATTCAGATCTGGAAAGAACGTTCGTCCTCATAAACTTTCAATACCGCAATCCTATTTCAAAACCAAACCCTAACTGACAGACTGTGAGAGTTGAACGCCGTTAGAAACTACAAGCGACGAATAGAGAAGTGAGAAGAGTTGAAATTGTAGTTTCAAAGTTTTTCTAACGGCTCCTACGCAACCGCTGTTAGCCGAGAACGATGGCGGATTAGATTTTGTTGTTTACGGGATCTGCGTTTCAAAGAAAACCGGTTTACATGGGTATTGAAGTTAGgccgggtcgggtcgggttgggttgtGAGTGAACCGGCCGGGTTTGCTACTGTATATAGGAAAAAGGATCGGACCATATATGTAGGGCCGGGCGGTTTGCCCATAAAGGACCAAAGAGTTCATTTTCACGGATGTTTCATGTGGTTTACCCAAAGTATTGTAAATTATACGGATAGTCTATATTCTTCGTTTGAGTTTTTAGGAAATGAGCAAAGTATTCTAAATGTTAAAG
Above is a window of Helianthus annuus cultivar XRQ/B chromosome 14, HanXRQr2.0-SUNRISE, whole genome shotgun sequence DNA encoding:
- the LOC110903653 gene encoding histone-lysine N-methyltransferase ASHH3 isoform X1 produces the protein MLSLLDSLHFTYTSKAMPAMNQKTESDDFGQVFEKLEKDIGEPVEFGLPDWVNKSKPQYSIIRRNIYRTKKVKRRAREEDDGIFCSCSASSGSSGVCGRDCHCGMLLSSCSSNCNCDKSCLNKPFHQRPMKKMKIVQTEKCGSGVVAEEDIMRGEFIIEYVGEVIDDKECENRLWIMKRQGKTNFYLCEINRDMVIDATFKGNKSRYINHSCSPNTEMQKWRIDGETRIGIFATRYIKKGEHLTYDYQFVQFGADQDCHCGAVDCRRKLGVKPNKSKFPSSVAALKMVTCQVAINSPKVKALLSGKDAYNNGVRQAGCSMHAINQTRIPRNCIGQILVILRPGSENLYGSIKRYDTNTGKHLIMFQNGGTKLLDLSQVDFELCNA
- the LOC110903653 gene encoding histone-lysine N-methyltransferase ASHH3 isoform X2; this encodes MLSLLDSLHFTYTSKAMPAMNQTESDDFGQVFEKLEKDIGEPVEFGLPDWVNKSKPQYSIIRRNIYRTKKVKRRAREEDDGIFCSCSASSGSSGVCGRDCHCGMLLSSCSSNCNCDKSCLNKPFHQRPMKKMKIVQTEKCGSGVVAEEDIMRGEFIIEYVGEVIDDKECENRLWIMKRQGKTNFYLCEINRDMVIDATFKGNKSRYINHSCSPNTEMQKWRIDGETRIGIFATRYIKKGEHLTYDYQFVQFGADQDCHCGAVDCRRKLGVKPNKSKFPSSVAALKMVTCQVAINSPKVKALLSGKDAYNNGVRQAGCSMHAINQTRIPRNCIGQILVILRPGSENLYGSIKRYDTNTGKHLIMFQNGGTKLLDLSQVDFELCNA
- the LOC110903653 gene encoding histone-lysine N-methyltransferase ASHH3 isoform X3; translated protein: MLSLLDSLHFTYTSKAMPAMNQKTESDDFGQVFEKLEKDIGEPVEFGLPDWVNKSKPQYSIIRRNIYRTKKVKRRAREEDDGIFCSCSASSGSSGVCGRDCHCGMLLSSCSSNCNCDKSCLNKPFHQRPMKKMKIVQTEKCGSGVVAEEDIMRGEFIIEYVGEVIDDKECENRLWIMKRQGKTNFYLCEINRDMVIDATFKGNKSRYINHSCSPNTEMQKWRIDGETRIGIFATRYIKKGEHLTYDYQFVQFGADQDCHCGAVDCRRKLGVKPNKSKFPSSVAALKMVTCQAYNNGVRQAGCSMHAINQTRIPRNCIGQILVILRPGSENLYGSIKRYDTNTGKHLIMFQNGGTKLLDLSQVDFELCNA